One Spinacia oleracea cultivar Varoflay chromosome 4, BTI_SOV_V1, whole genome shotgun sequence DNA segment encodes these proteins:
- the LOC130460102 gene encoding replication protein A 70 kDa DNA-binding subunit B-like, with the protein MTEYHYPTFEHLYPSGVQRYDVRARLIRNYDIFNYNHKGKTKQTWKMLFVDVEGEGIQCNIFGPAIEKFVGRFQEGFIYILLAVQVIFAEGKNKIVPNWKQMIIKEETNVIREEEDDISIPSFHYNLVQLNRLSCHIDCTNRVYDAMGLVLYVSPVENIGVDSVKRDVAIMDTTWTVIKLTLWNDFVHVLDENLNHVDICPIIVACGLHVKSFYGTYLSTGYHTRVYVNPVNEKTTSLSTWYKSEKLANIRRDWFRSSTFSLKSSIDISNTPRIRLSQFSSVRKVQYCRVAAYACRVDSVDNIIYEACNRCLKKVVIFQGLQKCQSCNLTNTVTIPRLLLRLTIFDKSGNLKVTILHDLAQHLLGCLATEIKSVLQQPNGRNRVMEKVFACFGNKAFSWVLHPPIEAFNPEHSYTVGYVLHIDWAEECMWLNKYIASKKRK; encoded by the exons ATGACAGAGTACCATTATCCAACTTTTGAGCATTTATATCCTAGCGGGGTACAACGATATGATGTACGAGCCCGACTGATTCGCAATTATGATATTTTCAACTACAACCATAAAGGAAAAACCAAGCAAACATGGAAAATGCTTTTTGTCGATGTTGAG GGTGAGGGCATACAGTGCAATATTTTCGGCCCCGCGATTGAAAAGTTTGTAGGACGGTTTCAAGAGGGATTCATTTATATACTCCTTGCTGTACAAGTGATATTTGCTGAAGGGAAAAACAAAATTGTCCCCAATTGGAAACAGATGATCATTAAAGAAGAAACAAATGTGATACGTGAAGAGGAGGATGACATTTCCATACCTTCATTCCACTATAATTTGGTTCAGTTGAACCGATTAAGTTGTCACATCGACTGTACCAATAGAGTTTATG ATGCAATGGGATTGGTCCTATACGTTTCACCAGTTGAGAATATTGGTGTGGATTCAGTCAAGCGAGACGTAGCAATAATGGATACAAC CTGGACTGTTATTAAATTAACACTTTGGAATGATTTTGTGCACGTTCTTGATGAAAATCTTAATCATGTTGACATTTGTCCAATCATTGTAGCATGTGGTCTGCATGTCAAGAGCTTCTATG GTACATATCTTTCCACGGGATACCACACTAGGGTTTATGTTAACCCGGTTAATGAAAAAACAACATCCTTATCTACATG GTATAAATCGGAAAAACTGGCAAATATAAGGAGAGATTGGTTTCGTTCGTCGACTTTTTCGTTAAAGTCTTCGATTGACATTTCTAACACTCCCCGTATCCGATTATCTCAATTCTCTAGCGTGAGAAAG gtTCAATACTGTCGAGTTGCTGCATATGCATGTCGCGTTGATAGTGTTGATAACATCATATATGAGGCATGCAATCGTTGTCTTAAAAAGGTTGTCATTTTTCAAGGACTACAAAAATGTCAATCCTGCAATCTCACCAACACTGTAACTATCCCAAG GTTGCTTCTTCGACTTACCATATTTGATAAAAGTGGTAATTTGAAAGTCACAATATTACACGATCTTGCACAACACCTCTTAGGTTGTTTAGCTACTGAAATAAAATCAGTACTTCAACAG CCTAATGGACGTAATCGAGTGATGGAAAAAGTATTTGCATGCTTCGGAAACAAAGCTTTTTCATGGGTGCTACATCCACCAATTGAAGCTTTTAATCCTGAACATTCGTATACGGTTGGATATGTGTTGCATATCGATTGGGCGGAGGAGTGCATGTGGTTAAACAAATATATTGCGAGCAAAAAAAGAAAGTGA